The genomic interval CGCTGGAATCGATGGGCTTCAAGACCTTCGGTTTCGCCGGCGGCCGCGAAGACACCTGGGAGCCGGACCAAGACGTGTACTGGGGCCGCGAGACCACCTGGCTGGGCGGCGATGTGCGTTATGCGCGTGGCTCGGAGGGCGTGGACAAGGCCGGCGGCGTGCTGGTCTCCGACGACGATGCCGATGGCGACGTGCACTCGCGCAACCTGGAGAACCCGCTGGCCGCGGTGCAGATGGGCCTGATCTACGTCAATCCGGAAGGCCCCGACGGCAATCCCGATCCGCTGCTCGCCGCCAAGGACATCCGCGATACCTTTGCGCGCATGGCGATGAACGACGAAGAGACGGTCGCGCTGATCGCCGGCGGCCACACCTTCGGCAAGACCCACGGCGCCGGCCCGTCCGACCACGTCGGCGCCGAACCGGAAGCCAGCGACCTGGCCGCGCAGGGCCTGGGCTGGCACAACAGCTTCGGCAGCGGCAAGGGCGGCGACACCATCACCAGCGGCCTGGAGGTCACCTGGACCACCACCCCGGCGCAGTGGAGCAACGATTTCTTCGAACACCTGTTCAAGTTCGAGTGGGAGCTGAGCAAGAGCCCGGCCGGCGCGCACCAGTGGGTGGCCAAGAACGCCGAGGCGGTGATTCCCGACGCGCACGACCCGTCGAAGAAGCGCCTGCCGACCATGCTCACCACCGACCTGGCGCTACGCTTCGACCCGGCCTACGCCGCGATCTCGCGCCGCTTCCTGGAGCACCCCGAGCAGTTCGCCGATGCCTTCGCCCGCGCCTGGTTCAAGCTGACCCATCGCGACATGGGGCCCCGCGCGCGCTACCTGGGTTCCGAAGTGCCAGCCGAAGAACTGGTCTGGCAGGATCCGATTCCCGCGCTGGACCACGCGCTGGTCGATGCGCAGGACATCGCCGCGCTGAAGCAGACGCTGCTCGGTTCGGGCCTGAGCATCGCCCAACTGGTCGCGACGGCCTGGGCCTCGGCCTCCACCTTCCGCGGCTCGGACAAGCGCGGCGGTGCCAACGGCGCGCGCATCCGCCTGGCCCCGCAGAAGGATTGGGAGGTCAACCAGCCCGCGCAGCTGGCGCAGGTCCTGTCCGTGCTGGAGCGCATCCAGGCGCAGTTCAACGGCGCGCAGAGCGGCGGCAAGAAGATCTCGCTGGCCGACCTGATCGTGCTCGGCGGCGCGGCCGCCGTCGAGCAGGCCGCGAAGAACGCGGGGCAGACGCTGACCGTGCCGTTCGTGCCGGGGCGCATGGATGCCACGCAGGCGCAGACCGACGTCGAGTCGTTCGCGGTGCTCGAGCCGATTGCAGACGGCTTCCGCAACTACAGCAAGCGCCGCTACGCGGTCTCCGCCGAAGCGCTGCTGATCGACAAGGCGCAGCTGCTGACCCTGACCGCGCCGGAGATGACCGTGCTGATCGGCGGCTTGCGCGTGCTCGGCACCAATGTCGGGCAGTCGGCGCACGGCGTGTTCACCGAGCGCGCCGACACGCTGAGCAACGACTTCTTCGCCAACCTGCTGGACATGGGCATCGAGTGGAAGGCGACGTCGGATACCAGGGAGCTGTACGCGGGCCACGACCGCGCCACCGGCGAGCAGAAATGGACCGGCACGCGCGTGGATCTGGTGTTCGGTTCCAACGCGATCCTGCGGGCGCTGGCCGAGGTGTATGCCAGCGCCGACGGGCAGGAGAAGTTCGTGCGCGACTTCGTCGCCGCGTGGAGCAAGGTGATGCAGCTGGATCGTTTCGATCTGGCGGCCTGAGGTCGGCGCCTGCCTGGCATGTCGGGCAGGCTGCCGATCGGTTGCGCCTGACCGGATGCTTCGGAGCAGGTGGTGGCTGTGGTTGTTGCGCTTTGTGACACGGGAAAACGCCCTGGCCTGCCGGGGCGTTTTTGCGTGAGCGGCGTGACATGGAATATCGCGGCGATATGGCTGATGCGAAGCTGGGTGGTGGAAGTGATTCGGGGTGGCCTCAAATCACGTTCCCGACACCCTGCAACAACGACAGGTTCACCGCTTCGTTCGTCGCGACTGAAGTCGCTCCCACACGGGATCTGCGGCAGGTCGGCTGGGTGCATTGTGGGAGGGACTTCAGTCCCGACACTCTCCGACACCGGCAGACTTCGCGGCTTCGTTCGTCGCGGCTGAAGCCGCTCCTACACGGGCTCCGCGGCATGCTGGCTGGGCGCACTGTGGGAGAGACTTCAGTCCCGACACTCTCCGACACCGGCAGACTTCGCCGCTACGTTCGTCGCGGCTGAAGCCGCTCCTACACGGGCTCCGCGGCATGCTGGCTGGGTGCATTGTGGGAGGGACTTCAGTCCCGACACTCTCCGACACCGGCAGACTTCGCCGCTTCGTTCGTCGCGGCTGAAGCCGCTCCTACACGGGCTCCGCGGCATGCTGGCTGGTTGCACTGTGGGAGGGACTTCAGTCCCGACTGCACGATGCCTGGGGAAGCCCACCCGGCGATAACGACGAAGGGCAATGGACACAGAAGCAGCGTTGTCGGACCGACCACCCCGCCCAACGCTACAGCGCGTCCAGATCGCCCAGCGCGCGGATCAGGCGCCGTGCGCGCTTGTCCGGCTTGCTGTCCGGGGCCTGGTAGCCGGTGCGCTCGGCGCTGCGTTGCGCGCGTTGCTGCGCGCGCCGCGCGCGCGAGGCGTCGCTCTCCTGGTACAGCGTCTGCGCGACGCTAGCCGGGCCGCGGTCGTCGCTGAGCGCCAGCACCTGGATCTCGAACACCTCCTCGCCGCGCTCCACGCGCAACTGCTCGCCCACGCGTACCGCGCGCGAGGGTTTCGGACGCTGCCCGGCCACGTCGACCTTGCCGGTTTCCACCGCCTGCTTGGCCACGCTGCGGGTCTTGAAGAAGCGTGCGGCCCATAGCCAGACATCCAGCCGGACGGCATTCGGTTGCGCTAGCGATTCATTCATCGTGCTGAGGGACATCCCACCTGCATCTGTTGATCGTCGTGCCGCTCGCAGGACCACTGCAGCGACGGTTGCGGATGACGGCGCCGCCGAACGCCGGGCCGTCAGCGCCTCGCGGAATCCCGCGGCGGTTCGCGCCGGCACGGCGTCGGGCTTCACCCGCGACAGGTTGGCATCGCCTCGGCGCGCGGCATCGGCGCTACCGGCCCACTCCGGCCGCCGGCGCGCTGCATCCGGTCCACTGCAGATTGCGGCGCGAGCGCGGCATTGCAAGTCCTCGCAT from Xanthomonas sp. DAR 34887 carries:
- the katG gene encoding catalase/peroxidase HPI, which produces MNTEAKCPFNHSAVAEGTTNKDWWPKQLRVDLLSQHSSKSNPLGETFDYAKAFKALDLQALKRDLHALMTDSQDWWPADFGHYGPLFIRMAWHSAGTYRTADGRGGGGRGQQRFAPLNSWPDNVSLDKARRLLWPIKQKYGQAISWADLMILTGNVALESMGFKTFGFAGGREDTWEPDQDVYWGRETTWLGGDVRYARGSEGVDKAGGVLVSDDDADGDVHSRNLENPLAAVQMGLIYVNPEGPDGNPDPLLAAKDIRDTFARMAMNDEETVALIAGGHTFGKTHGAGPSDHVGAEPEASDLAAQGLGWHNSFGSGKGGDTITSGLEVTWTTTPAQWSNDFFEHLFKFEWELSKSPAGAHQWVAKNAEAVIPDAHDPSKKRLPTMLTTDLALRFDPAYAAISRRFLEHPEQFADAFARAWFKLTHRDMGPRARYLGSEVPAEELVWQDPIPALDHALVDAQDIAALKQTLLGSGLSIAQLVATAWASASTFRGSDKRGGANGARIRLAPQKDWEVNQPAQLAQVLSVLERIQAQFNGAQSGGKKISLADLIVLGGAAAVEQAAKNAGQTLTVPFVPGRMDATQAQTDVESFAVLEPIADGFRNYSKRRYAVSAEALLIDKAQLLTLTAPEMTVLIGGLRVLGTNVGQSAHGVFTERADTLSNDFFANLLDMGIEWKATSDTRELYAGHDRATGEQKWTGTRVDLVFGSNAILRALAEVYASADGQEKFVRDFVAAWSKVMQLDRFDLAA
- a CDS encoding RNA-binding S4 domain-containing protein — its product is MNESLAQPNAVRLDVWLWAARFFKTRSVAKQAVETGKVDVAGQRPKPSRAVRVGEQLRVERGEEVFEIQVLALSDDRGPASVAQTLYQESDASRARRAQQRAQRSAERTGYQAPDSKPDKRARRLIRALGDLDAL